Proteins from a single region of Mailhella massiliensis:
- a CDS encoding glycosyltransferase, whose product MSLFDDKVIKEINNILIDYKKHDEKKCIENEKISNENIRLKDKINELNNINKKLYMQKEYEKKEVENKVKGHLSYQIGYEIVHKMHKWYGIFVLPFTLYNIYKNFENKKIHKQRNIDISVIIAVYNCKDFIRQCLDSLIKQTVSNFEIICVDDGSTDNTLNILREYEKKYDFISVYTQKNQYAGVARNTGMSYAKGNYLLFLDSDDFFEPQMLEVIYNRAKETNADIVVFNAQEYNMKDNIFQPCKFPVSPELFPDKNVSSYIDFGEKLFQANSCLAWNKLIKYSFIKKVGVKFGNTKSSNDTVFIYSLLAQAEKISLVNEILVNYRTNNPNSLQRSKSSSWESICLAFFNLKKELIKLGVYESQKRTYVNKSLQACMYYINTIDDKTKIKMKCSLKNKYFKLLDIDDYGKNYIYNKNFYNQYMEIMSNEYIPVVYATDNNYAKYMAVSIQSIIKNVGNKTTVLFFVMVNSDFEKSNISKLENIVYSSGHYIEFINMENQFKGVKTTINHITYQTFYRLAIPNVLSYLNKIIYIDCDTVINCDIRDLYKINIKDNYIAGVKAYAFDNKKHRNRLNIDTKNYVNAGVLIINNRLLIKDKLINKFYDLINKNYDCQDQDILNVSCVGKIMNIPFKYNIMTKYYFQLDNFISENKVTKEEIDDALNSLSIIHYADKVKPWNDKNSIYANYFWKYAKNSIFFQ is encoded by the coding sequence ATGAGTTTATTTGATGATAAAGTAATAAAAGAGATAAATAATATATTAATAGATTATAAAAAGCATGATGAAAAAAAATGTATTGAAAATGAAAAGATAAGCAATGAAAATATAAGATTAAAGGATAAAATTAATGAATTGAATAACATTAATAAAAAATTATATATGCAAAAGGAATATGAAAAGAAAGAGGTAGAAAATAAGGTAAAAGGTCATTTATCATATCAAATTGGATATGAAATTGTACATAAAATGCACAAATGGTATGGTATTTTTGTACTTCCTTTTACATTATATAATATATATAAGAATTTTGAAAACAAAAAAATACATAAACAAAGAAATATAGATATTTCTGTTATTATAGCAGTATATAATTGTAAAGATTTTATACGTCAGTGTCTTGATAGTTTAATTAAACAAACAGTTTCTAATTTTGAAATAATATGTGTTGATGATGGATCAACTGATAATACATTGAATATATTAAGGGAATATGAAAAAAAATATGATTTTATTAGTGTTTATACGCAAAAAAACCAATATGCTGGTGTAGCAAGAAATACAGGTATGTCATATGCAAAAGGTAATTATTTATTATTTTTAGATTCTGACGATTTTTTTGAACCTCAAATGCTTGAAGTTATATATAATCGTGCAAAAGAAACAAATGCAGATATTGTTGTATTTAATGCTCAAGAATATAATATGAAGGATAATATATTTCAGCCTTGTAAATTTCCTGTATCTCCTGAATTATTTCCAGATAAGAATGTATCCAGTTATATAGATTTTGGAGAAAAATTATTTCAGGCTAATTCTTGTTTAGCGTGGAATAAACTTATTAAATATAGTTTTATTAAAAAAGTTGGTGTGAAATTTGGCAATACAAAAAGTTCCAATGATACGGTCTTTATATATTCATTGTTGGCTCAAGCTGAAAAAATTTCACTAGTTAATGAAATTTTGGTTAATTATAGAACAAATAATCCCAATTCCTTACAAAGAAGTAAATCTTCTTCTTGGGAAAGTATATGTCTTGCATTTTTTAATTTAAAAAAAGAACTAATAAAATTAGGTGTGTATGAAAGTCAAAAAAGAACATATGTAAATAAATCATTACAGGCGTGCATGTATTATATAAATACAATAGATGATAAAACAAAAATAAAAATGAAATGTTCATTAAAAAATAAATATTTTAAATTATTAGATATTGATGATTATGGTAAAAATTATATTTATAATAAAAATTTTTATAATCAATATATGGAAATTATGTCAAATGAGTATATTCCTGTTGTGTATGCTACTGATAATAATTATGCAAAGTATATGGCTGTATCTATACAAAGTATTATTAAAAATGTCGGAAATAAAACAACAGTATTATTTTTTGTCATGGTAAATAGTGATTTTGAAAAAAGTAATATAAGTAAACTTGAAAATATTGTTTATAGTAGTGGTCATTATATTGAATTTATAAATATGGAAAACCAATTTAAAGGTGTAAAGACAACAATTAATCATATTACTTATCAAACATTTTATAGGCTTGCGATTCCTAATGTGTTATCTTATCTGAATAAAATTATATATATTGACTGTGATACAGTTATAAATTGTGATATCCGTGATTTATATAAAATAAATATAAAAGATAATTATATTGCTGGAGTTAAAGCGTATGCATTTGATAATAAAAAACATAGAAATAGATTAAATATTGATACTAAAAATTATGTCAATGCAGGTGTTTTAATTATTAATAATAGACTATTAATTAAAGATAAGCTTATTAATAAATTTTATGATCTCATTAATAAAAATTATGATTGTCAAGATCAGGATATTTTAAATGTTTCTTGTGTTGGAAAAATTATGAATATTCCATTTAAATATAATATAATGACGAAATATTATTTTCAACTAGATAATTTTATATCAGAAAATAAAGTAACAAAAGAAGAAATTGATGATGCTTTAAATAGTTTAAGTATTATTCATTATGCAGATAAAGTGAAACCGTGGAATGATAAAAATTCGATCTATGCAAATTATTTTTGGAAGTATGCTAAGAATAGTATTTTCTTTCAATAA
- a CDS encoding DUF1796 family putative cysteine peptidase: MICLSLGENCMPDMVIQRYGIKSYSTPFSFSRCNIFYSYQLFQTNFKNLINKEFLEKDNNCQFPQFYRNKKIFNTPEDGLFEKSCSNGFEFTHHNVVDKKNDRESFIRKINRLIDLKNSNDAVVFFYHHRYLYNSKIDKIIEYSNELINCFKYKNKYIVILEQIIVDSNIKRNIFYKRFGNTIIFFFLTTKEWKGKDKNILFAKNDEDLIQKMMFILHDELYDIDFPLCFPSYD, encoded by the coding sequence ATGATTTGTTTATCTCTTGGTGAAAATTGTATGCCTGATATGGTTATTCAGCGCTATGGTATCAAATCTTATTCTACACCATTCTCTTTTTCTCGGTGTAATATTTTTTATAGTTATCAGTTGTTTCAAACTAATTTTAAAAATTTAATAAATAAGGAATTTTTAGAAAAAGATAATAATTGTCAATTTCCTCAATTTTATAGAAATAAAAAAATATTTAATACTCCTGAAGATGGATTATTTGAAAAATCATGTTCAAATGGATTTGAATTTACACATCATAATGTAGTTGATAAAAAAAATGATAGAGAAAGTTTTATTCGAAAAATAAATAGACTTATTGATTTAAAGAATAGTAACGATGCTGTAGTGTTCTTTTATCATCATAGATATTTATATAATAGTAAAATTGATAAAATAATAGAATATAGTAATGAATTGATAAATTGTTTTAAATATAAAAACAAGTATATAGTTATATTAGAACAGATTATAGTAGATTCAAATATAAAAAGAAATATATTTTATAAAAGATTTGGAAATACAATTATTTTCTTTTTTTTGACAACAAAAGAATGGAAAGGGAAAGATAAAAATATTCTTTTTGCAAAAAATGATGAAGATTTAATACAAAAAATGATGTTTATATTGCATGATGAATTGTATGATATAGATTTTCCTTTATGTTTTCCATCTTATGATTAA
- a CDS encoding nucleotide sugar dehydrogenase translates to MNIAVAGTGYVGLSLAVLLAQHNSVKAVDIVPSKVELINQKKSPIVDKEIEEFLAERPLNLSATTDGESAYRDAEFIIIATPTNYDVEQNHFDTSSIDAVLRLVEKVNPTATVVIKSTVPVGYLEGLRKAWPGLPNLIFSPEFLREGRALYDNLHPSRIIVGTPRKCSADLRARAERFAALLQEGAMDKDIPTLMVNATEAESIKLFANTYLALRVAFFNELDTYAELHGLDTRQIIRGVGLDPRIGSHYNNPSFGYGGYCLPKDTRQLLANYKGTPNDIIAAIVAANSTRKDFIAHQILARKPKKVGIYRLTMKAGSDNFRQSAIQGVMRRLRDEGVEVVIYEPTLSQDVFQDFAVIHDLEAFKSMSDVIVVNRMAEEVKDCMDKVYTRDLFERD, encoded by the coding sequence ATGAACATTGCCGTTGCCGGAACCGGCTACGTCGGTTTGAGCCTGGCCGTACTGCTTGCCCAGCATAACAGTGTGAAGGCCGTGGATATCGTTCCTTCCAAGGTGGAACTTATTAATCAGAAAAAGTCCCCCATCGTGGATAAGGAAATTGAGGAATTTCTTGCGGAAAGGCCGCTGAACCTTTCCGCCACTACGGATGGGGAATCCGCCTACCGCGATGCGGAATTCATCATCATTGCCACGCCCACCAACTATGATGTGGAGCAGAACCATTTCGATACATCTTCCATCGACGCGGTGCTCCGGCTGGTGGAAAAGGTCAACCCCACCGCCACGGTGGTCATCAAGTCCACGGTACCGGTAGGGTATCTGGAAGGGCTGCGCAAGGCGTGGCCCGGCCTGCCGAACCTTATTTTCTCGCCGGAGTTCCTGCGTGAGGGCAGGGCGCTTTACGATAATCTGCACCCCTCCCGCATCATAGTGGGGACTCCCCGGAAATGCTCCGCCGACCTTCGTGCCCGTGCGGAGCGCTTTGCCGCGCTGCTTCAGGAAGGGGCCATGGACAAGGATATCCCCACCCTCATGGTGAACGCCACGGAGGCGGAATCCATCAAGCTCTTTGCCAACACCTACCTTGCGCTGCGCGTGGCGTTCTTCAACGAACTTGATACCTATGCCGAACTGCATGGTCTGGATACGCGGCAGATCATCAGGGGTGTGGGGCTGGACCCGCGCATAGGCTCCCACTACAACAATCCTTCCTTCGGTTACGGCGGCTACTGCCTGCCCAAGGATACGCGTCAGCTTCTGGCCAACTACAAGGGTACTCCCAACGACATCATTGCCGCCATCGTGGCAGCCAATAGTACGCGCAAGGACTTTATCGCCCATCAGATTCTTGCCCGTAAGCCGAAGAAGGTCGGTATTTACCGCCTGACCATGAAGGCGGGCAGCGACAATTTCCGTCAGTCGGCCATTCAGGGCGTCATGCGCAGGCTGCGCGATGAAGGCGTGGAGGTCGTTATTTACGAACCTACGCTGAGTCAGGATGTCTTTCAGGATTTCGCCGTCATTCACGACCTCGAGGCCTTCAAGTCCATGTCCGATGTGATCGTGGTCAACCGCATGGCTGAGGAAGTGAAGGACTGCATGGATAAAGTCTATACCCGTGACCTGTTTGAAAGAGACTGA